One segment of Fusarium oxysporum f. sp. lycopersici 4287 chromosome 7, whole genome shotgun sequence DNA contains the following:
- a CDS encoding ATPase (At least one base has a quality score < 10), whose amino-acid sequence MASTYMGGASVQPAPLPGLENVTTNNQTTTSTHDTQAPVNPSSDTTPTNYSQDHMASQDETPAKSTTEDEEDSELERRHSIVRDLARQYTNQSQMSAISGNPFTADENSPLNPRSDKFRALAWAKAISKLHSETGFTNRKAGVCYQNLNVFGYGQPTDYQKNVANIWLDAASLPRQLMGYGKTRIDIIRDFDGVVKNGEMLVVLGPPGSGCSTYLKTISGETSGIYINDDAYFNYRGITAHEMHTRHRGEAIYTAEVDVHFPHLTVGDTLDFAAHARAPRSIPGGIDRETFISHSRDVVMAMFGISHTVNTKVGNEYVRGVSGGERKRVTIAEASLSGAPLQCWDNSTRGLDSANAVEFCKTLRLQTQMSDTAALVSIYQAPQAAYDIFDKVVVLYEGRQIFFGGTKMAKQYFVDLGFECPARQTVPDFLTSMTSPQERIIRKGFEDRAPRTPDEFAAAWKASQANALLQREIEEYKRDFPINGPEAEEFRANRRAAQAKNQRKKSPYTLSYWQQTKLCVWRGFKRLVTDPTITLTQLFGNFIMALIVGSVFYNIDQTTASFFQRGALLFLACLSNAFSSALEILTLYAQRPIVEKHDRYALYHPSSEAVASMLCDMPYKILNAFTYNLTLYFMTNLRREPGPFFFFLFITFLVTLCMSMIFRTIASASRTLSQAMVPAALLILALVTFTGFVIQIDYMLGWCRWINYVNPLAYAFESLMVNEFHNRKFECNLFIPTYPDAAPENRVCSTVGAVQGEPMVSGDRYINLSFSYYHAHKWRNVGIVIAFTLLFLATYMFFAETVSAKKSKGEVLVFRRGHRLAKNRVDAESSPAGRVAITEKEGYGEGQPSNFKSTSVFHWNNVCYDIKIKSENRRILDNVAGWVKPGTMTALMGVSGAGKTTLLDCLADRTSMGVIHGDILVDDKLRDASFQRKTGYVQQQDLHLSTTTVREALNFSAIMRQPKHIPVKQKIAYVDEVIKMLDMQDYSEAVVGVLGEGLNVEQRKRLTIGVELAAKPPVLLFVDEPTSGLDSQTSWAILDLLEKLARSGQAILCTIHQPSAMLFQRFDRLLFLASGGKTVYFGDVGEHSRTMTRYFEAHGAEPCPPEANPAEWMLEVIGAAPGSETNLDWPQIWKDSSEFAAVQQHLQELSHHRVEKSQDEDPHLYDEFAATFTTQLKYVTTRVFEQYWRTPSYIYSKAALCTLVALFIGFSFYQAPNTALGLQNQMFAIFQVLTVFGQLTQQQMPHFVIQRDLYEVRERPSKTYSWQVFILSQIIVEIPWNTLMAAIMYFCWYYPIGLYRNAEPTDAVAERGALMFLLFLVFMLFTCTFTDFIIAGCSSAETGGNIANLLFMMCLIFCGVLAPPNSFPKFWIWMYRVSPFTYLISAILSTAVANTEAVCAQNEYVVFPPPEGQTCGEYMQAYIKSAGGYLVDKSSNSTCTYCTIGDSNVFLARVQSRYDERWRNFGLMWVYIIFNVFAALALYWLVRVPKNKKGKKEKKE is encoded by the exons ATGGCATCAACTTATATGGGCGGTGCCTCCGTCCAGCCAGCACCACTACCTGGACTGGAAAATGTGACGACAAATAATCAGACTACTACCTCAACTCATGACACTCAAGCCCCTGTGAATCCAAGTTCAGACACAACTCCTACCAACTATTCTCAAGACCACATGGCCTCCCAGGACGAAACACCAGCCAAATCCACcacagaagatgaagaagactcGGAACTCGAGCGCAGACACAGCATTGTCCGCGACTTGGCACGCCAATACACCAACCAGAGTCAAATGTCTGCTATCAGTGGCAATCCCTTTACAGCAGATGAAAACAGCCCCCTGAATCCCAGAAGTGACAAGTTCAGAGCGTTGGCTTGGGCAAAGGCTATTTCGAAATTGCACAGTGAAACTGGCTTCACTAATCGCAAAGCTGGTGTTTGCTATCAGAACTTGAACGTGTTTGGATATGGCCAGCCCACAGATTATCAGAAGAACGTGGCCAATATCTGGCTTGACGCCGCTTCACTTCCACGACAGCTGATGGGGTATGGAAAGACTAGGATCGACATCATTCGAgactttgatggtgttgtcaagAACGGAGAGATGTTGGTGGTATTAGGTCCGCCTGGCTCTGGCTGCTCTACATATCTCAAGACCATTTCCGGTGAGACAAGTGGTATTTACATCAACGATGATGCATACTTTAACTACAGGG GCATAACGGCCCATGAGATGCACACCCGCCATCGCGGAGAAGCAATCTACACCGCAGAAGTAGACGTCCACTTCCCCCACCTCACAGTCGGCGACACCCTCGACTTCGCCGCCCACGCCCGCGCCCCACGCTCTATCCCCGGCGGCATCGACCGTGAGACCTTCATCTCGCACTCCCGCGACGTGGTAATGGCCATGTTCGGCATAAGCCACACGGTAAACACAAAAGTCGGAAACGAGTACGTCCGCGGCGTATCCGGCGGCGAGCGCAAACGCGTCACCATCGCCGAAGCCTCCCTCAGCGGCGCACCGCTGCAGTGCTGGGATAATAGCACACGGGGCCTTGATTCAGCAAATGCGGTTGAGTTTTGTAAGACGTTGAGGCTGCAGACGCAGATGTCTGATACGGCGGCTCTGGTGTCGATATATCAGGCCCCGCAGGCTGCTTACGATATCTTTGATAAGGTTGTTGTGTTGTATGAGGGAAGGCAGATTTTCTTTGGGGGAACCAAGATGGCGAAGCAGTATTTTGTTGATCTAGGTTTTGAGTGTCCTGCGAGACAGACGGTGCCGGATTTCCTGACGTCGATGACGAGTCCGCAGGAGCGAATTATTCGAAAAGGGTTCGAAGACCGTGCACCAAGGACACCAGATGAATTCGCGGCAGCGTGGAAAGCCTCCCAAGCCAATGCCCTTCTCCAACGAGAAATCGAAGAGTATAAACGCGACTTTCCGATCAATGGACCTGAAGCAGAAGAGTTTAGAGCGAATCGACGCGCAGCGCAGGCTAAGAACCAACGAAAGAAGAGTCCTTATACGTTGAGCTACTGGCAGCAAACGAAGCTCTGTGTCTGGCGGGGCTTCAAACGCTTGGTTACAGATCCGACTATAACGCTTACGCAGTTGTTTGGGAATTTCATCATGGCGCTAATTGTGGGGAGTGTGTTCTATAATATCGATCAGACGACCGCGAGCTTTTTTCAGAGGGGTGCTTTGCTTTTCTTGGCTTGTCTTTCGAATGCGTTTTCTAGTGCTCTTGAG ATTCTTACATTGTATGCTCAACGACCTATCGTCGAGAAGCATGATCGCTACGCCCTATATCATCCATCGTCTGAAGCAGTGGCTTCTATGCTCTGCGATATGCCCTACAAGATCCTCAACGCCTTCACATACAATCTAACACTCTACTTCATGACCAACCTCCGCAGAGAACCGGGCCcatttttcttctttcttttcatcacATTCCTCGTCACGCTCTGCATGTCCATGATTTTCAGAACGATTGCTTCTGCGTCTCGAACACTCTCTCAAGCTATGGTCCCCgctgctcttctcatcctcgcGTTAGTTACTTTCACGGGCTTTGTTATCCAGATTGACTATATGCTTGGTTGGTGCCGATGGATCAACTACGTCAATCCGCTTGCGTATGCGTTCGAATCACTTATGGTGAATGAGTTTCATAACCGCAAGTTTGAGTGCAACTTGTTCATTCCTACGTATCCTGATGCAGCGCCTGAGAATCGCGTTTGCTCGACTGTTGGGGCTGTACAGGGTGAACCTATGGTTTCAGGGGACAGGTATATCAACTTGTCCTTCTCATACTACCATGCGCACAAGTGGCGAAATGTTGGTATCGTCATCGCTTTTACGCTTCTTTTCCTTGCGACATACATGTTCTTCGCCGAAACCGTCAGCGCAAAGAAGTCAAAAGGAGAAGTTCTTGTTTTCCGTCGGGGACACAGACTTGCAAAGAACAGAGTTGATGCAGAGTCCAGCCCAGCAGGTCGCGTGGCTATTACTGAGAAAGAAGGCTACGGAGAAGGACAGCCGTCAAACTTCAAGTCAACGAGTGTCTTCCACTGGAACAACGTGTGCTACGACATCAAAATCAAGAGTGAAAACAGGCGTATTCTTGATAACGTAGCCGGATGGGTCAAGCCCGGTACAATGACAGCTCTAATG GGCGTTTCAGGAGCCGGTAAAACAACCCTCCTTGACTGTCTCGCAGACCGCACAAGCATGGGCGTTATCCATGGCGACATCCTCGTCGACGACAAACTCCGCGACGCCTCCTTCCAACGCAAAACAGGCTACGTCCAGCAACAAGACCTGCACCTATCCACAACAACAGTCCGCGAAgccctcaacttctccgCCATAATGCGTCAGCCAAAACACATACCGGTAAAACAGAAGATCGCATACGTTGATGAAGTCATCAAGATGCTCGACATGCAGGACTATTCTGAGGCAGTCGTTGGTGTTTTAGGCGAGGGCTTGAATGTAGAACAACGGAAACGATTAACAATCGGTGTTGAACTCGCAGCAAAACCGCCAGTTTTATTATTCGTTGATGAACCTACGTCGGGATTGGACTCACAGACTTCATGGGCCATTCTAGACCTACTGGAAAAGCTGGCTCGTAGCGGACAAGCTATCCTCTGCACCATCCACCAACCATCAGCCATGCTCTTCCAGCGCTTCGACCGCCTACTCTTCCTAGCCAGCGGAGGAAAAACAGTATATTTCGGAGACGTTGGTGAACATTCCCGCACAATGACTCGCTATTTCGAAGCCCACGGCGCAGAGCCATGCCCGCCCGAAGCAAACCCCGCAGAATGGATGCTGGAGGTAATCGGCGCAGCACCCGGTTCCGAAACGAATCTCGACTGGCCGCAGATCTGGAAAGATTCCTCCGAATTCGCTGCTGTGCAACAACACTTGCAGGAACTATCTCATCATAGGGTTGAGAAGAGTCAGGATGAAGATCCGCATTTGTACGATGAGTTTGCTGCTACGTTTACGACGCAGTTGAAGTATGTGACGACACGAGTTTTTGAGCAGTACTGGAGAACGCCTTCGTATATATACTCGAAGGCAGCGCTGTGTACGCTCGTCGCATTGTTCATTGGCTTTTCGTTTTATCAGGCGCCCAACACGGCGCTTGGACTGCAGAATCAGATGTTTGCAATTTTTCAAGTGTTGACTGTCTTTGGACAGCTCACGCAGCAACAG ATGCCGCACTTTGTCATTCAACGAGATTTGTACGAAGTCCGAGAACGACCCTCCAAAACCTACAGCTGGCAGGTCTTCATCCTGAGTCAAATCATCGTCGAAATCCCATGGAACACCCTCATGGCTGCGATTATGTACTTTTGCTGGTACTACCCCATCGGTCTATACCGCAACGCCGAACCCACCGATGCAGTAGCTGAGCGCGGCGCCCTAAtgttcttgctcttcctcgtcttcatgCTCTTCACCTGCACCTTCACCGATTTCATAATCGCAGGGTGCAGCTCAGCCGAAACAGGAGGAAATATCGCCAACCTGCTCTTTATGATGTGTCTCATATTCTGCGGTGTTCTCGCACCACCGAACAGTTTCCCCAAATTCTGGATCTGGATGTATCGCGTCAGTCCCTTTACATACCTCATATCCGCCATATTGTCCACCGCTGTGGCGAATACAGAAGCTGTCTGTGCGCAGAACGAATATGTTGTTTTTCCACCGCCGGAGGGTCAGACGTGTGGCGAGTATATGCAGGCGTATATCAAGAGCGCGGGAGGTTATCTTGTGGATAAGAGCAGTAATAGTACATGTACGTATTGTACTATTGGGGATAGTAATGTGTTTTTAGCGAGGGTTCAGTCGCGTTATGATGAGCGGTGGAGGAATTTTGGGTTGATGTGGGTTTATATCATCTTTAATGTTTTTGCGGCTTTGGCGCTGTATTGGCTTGTTAGAGTCCCGAAGAAtaagaaggggaagaaggagaagaaggagtgA
- a CDS encoding ATPase (At least one base has a quality score < 10) gives MHTRHRGEAIYTAEVDVHFPHLTVGDTLDFAAHARAPRSIPGGIDRETFISHSRDVVMAMFGISHTVNTKVGNEYVRGVSGGERKRVTIAEASLSGAPLQCWDNSTRGLDSANAVEFCKTLRLQTQMSDTAALVSIYQAPQAAYDIFDKVVVLYEGRQIFFGGTKMAKQYFVDLGFECPARQTVPDFLTSMTSPQERIIRKGFEDRAPRTPDEFAAAWKASQANALLQREIEEYKRDFPINGPEAEEFRANRRAAQAKNQRKKSPYTLSYWQQTKLCVWRGFKRLVTDPTITLTQLFGNFIMALIVGSVFYNIDQTTASFFQRGALLFLACLSNAFSSALEILTLYAQRPIVEKHDRYALYHPSSEAVASMLCDMPYKILNAFTYNLTLYFMTNLRREPGPFFFFLFITFLVTLCMSMIFRTIASASRTLSQAMVPAALLILALVTFTGFVIQIDYMLGWCRWINYVNPLAYAFESLMVNEFHNRKFECNLFIPTYPDAAPENRVCSTVGAVQGEPMVSGDRYINLSFSYYHAHKWRNVGIVIAFTLLFLATYMFFAETVSAKKSKGEVLVFRRGHRLAKNRVDAESSPAGRVAITEKEGYGEGQPSNFKSTSVFHWNNVCYDIKIKSENRRILDNVAGWVKPGTMTALMGVSGAGKTTLLDCLADRTSMGVIHGDILVDDKLRDASFQRKTGYVQQQDLHLSTTTVREALNFSAIMRQPKHIPVKQKIAYVDEVIKMLDMQDYSEAVVGVLGEGLNVEQRKRLTIGVELAAKPPVLLFVDEPTSGLDSQTSWAILDLLEKLARSGQAILCTIHQPSAMLFQRFDRLLFLASGGKTVYFGDVGEHSRTMTRYFEAHGAEPCPPEANPAEWMLEVIGAAPGSETNLDWPQIWKDSSEFAAVQQHLQELSHHRVEKSQDEDPHLYDEFAATFTTQLKYVTTRVFEQYWRTPSYIYSKAALCTLVALFIGFSFYQAPNTALGLQNQMFAIFQVLTVFGQLTQQQMPHFVIQRDLYEVRERPSKTYSWQVFILSQIIVEIPWNTLMAAIMYFCWYYPIGLYRNAEPTDAVAERGALMFLLFLVFMLFTCTFTDFIIAGCSSAETGGNIANLLFMMCLIFCGVLAPPNSFPKFWIWMYRVSPFTYLISAILSTAVANTEAVCAQNEYVVFPPPEGQTCGEYMQAYIKSAGGYLVDKSSNSTCTYCTIGDSNVFLARVQSRYDERWRNFGLMWVYIIFNVFAALALYWLVRVPKNKKGKKEKKE, from the exons ATGCACACCCGCCATCGCGGAGAAGCAATCTACACCGCAGAAGTAGACGTCCACTTCCCCCACCTCACAGTCGGCGACACCCTCGACTTCGCCGCCCACGCCCGCGCCCCACGCTCTATCCCCGGCGGCATCGACCGTGAGACCTTCATCTCGCACTCCCGCGACGTGGTAATGGCCATGTTCGGCATAAGCCACACGGTAAACACAAAAGTCGGAAACGAGTACGTCCGCGGCGTATCCGGCGGCGAGCGCAAACGCGTCACCATCGCCGAAGCCTCCCTCAGCGGCGCACCGCTGCAGTGCTGGGATAATAGCACACGGGGCCTTGATTCAGCAAATGCGGTTGAGTTTTGTAAGACGTTGAGGCTGCAGACGCAGATGTCTGATACGGCGGCTCTGGTGTCGATATATCAGGCCCCGCAGGCTGCTTACGATATCTTTGATAAGGTTGTTGTGTTGTATGAGGGAAGGCAGATTTTCTTTGGGGGAACCAAGATGGCGAAGCAGTATTTTGTTGATCTAGGTTTTGAGTGTCCTGCGAGACAGACGGTGCCGGATTTCCTGACGTCGATGACGAGTCCGCAGGAGCGAATTATTCGAAAAGGGTTCGAAGACCGTGCACCAAGGACACCAGATGAATTCGCGGCAGCGTGGAAAGCCTCCCAAGCCAATGCCCTTCTCCAACGAGAAATCGAAGAGTATAAACGCGACTTTCCGATCAATGGACCTGAAGCAGAAGAGTTTAGAGCGAATCGACGCGCAGCGCAGGCTAAGAACCAACGAAAGAAGAGTCCTTATACGTTGAGCTACTGGCAGCAAACGAAGCTCTGTGTCTGGCGGGGCTTCAAACGCTTGGTTACAGATCCGACTATAACGCTTACGCAGTTGTTTGGGAATTTCATCATGGCGCTAATTGTGGGGAGTGTGTTCTATAATATCGATCAGACGACCGCGAGCTTTTTTCAGAGGGGTGCTTTGCTTTTCTTGGCTTGTCTTTCGAATGCGTTTTCTAGTGCTCTTGAG ATTCTTACATTGTATGCTCAACGACCTATCGTCGAGAAGCATGATCGCTACGCCCTATATCATCCATCGTCTGAAGCAGTGGCTTCTATGCTCTGCGATATGCCCTACAAGATCCTCAACGCCTTCACATACAATCTAACACTCTACTTCATGACCAACCTCCGCAGAGAACCGGGCCcatttttcttctttcttttcatcacATTCCTCGTCACGCTCTGCATGTCCATGATTTTCAGAACGATTGCTTCTGCGTCTCGAACACTCTCTCAAGCTATGGTCCCCgctgctcttctcatcctcgcGTTAGTTACTTTCACGGGCTTTGTTATCCAGATTGACTATATGCTTGGTTGGTGCCGATGGATCAACTACGTCAATCCGCTTGCGTATGCGTTCGAATCACTTATGGTGAATGAGTTTCATAACCGCAAGTTTGAGTGCAACTTGTTCATTCCTACGTATCCTGATGCAGCGCCTGAGAATCGCGTTTGCTCGACTGTTGGGGCTGTACAGGGTGAACCTATGGTTTCAGGGGACAGGTATATCAACTTGTCCTTCTCATACTACCATGCGCACAAGTGGCGAAATGTTGGTATCGTCATCGCTTTTACGCTTCTTTTCCTTGCGACATACATGTTCTTCGCCGAAACCGTCAGCGCAAAGAAGTCAAAAGGAGAAGTTCTTGTTTTCCGTCGGGGACACAGACTTGCAAAGAACAGAGTTGATGCAGAGTCCAGCCCAGCAGGTCGCGTGGCTATTACTGAGAAAGAAGGCTACGGAGAAGGACAGCCGTCAAACTTCAAGTCAACGAGTGTCTTCCACTGGAACAACGTGTGCTACGACATCAAAATCAAGAGTGAAAACAGGCGTATTCTTGATAACGTAGCCGGATGGGTCAAGCCCGGTACAATGACAGCTCTAATG GGCGTTTCAGGAGCCGGTAAAACAACCCTCCTTGACTGTCTCGCAGACCGCACAAGCATGGGCGTTATCCATGGCGACATCCTCGTCGACGACAAACTCCGCGACGCCTCCTTCCAACGCAAAACAGGCTACGTCCAGCAACAAGACCTGCACCTATCCACAACAACAGTCCGCGAAgccctcaacttctccgCCATAATGCGTCAGCCAAAACACATACCGGTAAAACAGAAGATCGCATACGTTGATGAAGTCATCAAGATGCTCGACATGCAGGACTATTCTGAGGCAGTCGTTGGTGTTTTAGGCGAGGGCTTGAATGTAGAACAACGGAAACGATTAACAATCGGTGTTGAACTCGCAGCAAAACCGCCAGTTTTATTATTCGTTGATGAACCTACGTCGGGATTGGACTCACAGACTTCATGGGCCATTCTAGACCTACTGGAAAAGCTGGCTCGTAGCGGACAAGCTATCCTCTGCACCATCCACCAACCATCAGCCATGCTCTTCCAGCGCTTCGACCGCCTACTCTTCCTAGCCAGCGGAGGAAAAACAGTATATTTCGGAGACGTTGGTGAACATTCCCGCACAATGACTCGCTATTTCGAAGCCCACGGCGCAGAGCCATGCCCGCCCGAAGCAAACCCCGCAGAATGGATGCTGGAGGTAATCGGCGCAGCACCCGGTTCCGAAACGAATCTCGACTGGCCGCAGATCTGGAAAGATTCCTCCGAATTCGCTGCTGTGCAACAACACTTGCAGGAACTATCTCATCATAGGGTTGAGAAGAGTCAGGATGAAGATCCGCATTTGTACGATGAGTTTGCTGCTACGTTTACGACGCAGTTGAAGTATGTGACGACACGAGTTTTTGAGCAGTACTGGAGAACGCCTTCGTATATATACTCGAAGGCAGCGCTGTGTACGCTCGTCGCATTGTTCATTGGCTTTTCGTTTTATCAGGCGCCCAACACGGCGCTTGGACTGCAGAATCAGATGTTTGCAATTTTTCAAGTGTTGACTGTCTTTGGACAGCTCACGCAGCAACAG ATGCCGCACTTTGTCATTCAACGAGATTTGTACGAAGTCCGAGAACGACCCTCCAAAACCTACAGCTGGCAGGTCTTCATCCTGAGTCAAATCATCGTCGAAATCCCATGGAACACCCTCATGGCTGCGATTATGTACTTTTGCTGGTACTACCCCATCGGTCTATACCGCAACGCCGAACCCACCGATGCAGTAGCTGAGCGCGGCGCCCTAAtgttcttgctcttcctcgtcttcatgCTCTTCACCTGCACCTTCACCGATTTCATAATCGCAGGGTGCAGCTCAGCCGAAACAGGAGGAAATATCGCCAACCTGCTCTTTATGATGTGTCTCATATTCTGCGGTGTTCTCGCACCACCGAACAGTTTCCCCAAATTCTGGATCTGGATGTATCGCGTCAGTCCCTTTACATACCTCATATCCGCCATATTGTCCACCGCTGTGGCGAATACAGAAGCTGTCTGTGCGCAGAACGAATATGTTGTTTTTCCACCGCCGGAGGGTCAGACGTGTGGCGAGTATATGCAGGCGTATATCAAGAGCGCGGGAGGTTATCTTGTGGATAAGAGCAGTAATAGTACATGTACGTATTGTACTATTGGGGATAGTAATGTGTTTTTAGCGAGGGTTCAGTCGCGTTATGATGAGCGGTGGAGGAATTTTGGGTTGATGTGGGTTTATATCATCTTTAATGTTTTTGCGGCTTTGGCGCTGTATTGGCTTGTTAGAGTCCCGAAGAAtaagaaggggaagaaggagaagaaggagtgA
- a CDS encoding hypothetical protein (At least one base has a quality score < 10) has translation MLPTYRREAEFYYHVAPQTTMLLPKIWFAGTDTVNGQGIFIMSDVSSEATFGTPLEPWAPERVGEALKQLASLHAKTWNTKEEEYPWLFGKDGSKLENPVRNIILALLEPAPWGARFDEKVRPPVAKELLDPDRVRKAFQALWKHADADQKYYSLIHGDDHVGNTLIANDGTPGFIDWQGLQYGPSVLDLAYFLTGALTVEDRRKHEASLVDTYLEALHKEGGPKLTREDLWDDYRRYSMQGFLWAMTPQTMQPDEVVFAMAERYSACIVDHGTLELLGV, from the coding sequence ATGTTACCAACTTATCGTCGCGAGGCTGAGTTTTACTATCATGTCGCTCCACAGACGACGATGCTTCTTCCCAAGATCTGGTTCGCAGGTACAGATACAGTCAACGGGCAAggcatcttcatcatgtcagATGTATCAAGCGAAGCTACTTTCGGCACTCCCCTGGAACCATGGGCACCTGAGCGTGTTGGAGAAGCCCTAAAGCAACTCGCCAGTCTGCACGCAAAGACATGGAATACtaaggaagaagaatatcCTTGGCTCTTTGGAAAAGACGGATCAAAGCTGGAGAACCCTGTTCGAAACATTATCCTTGCGCTTCTGGAGCCTGCGCCATGGGGAGCACGTTTTGACGAAAAGGTTCGGCCGCCTGTTGCGAAGGAGCTCCTTGACCCTGATCGCGTACGCAAGGCTTTTCAGGCCCTTTGGAAACATGCAGATGCGGATCAGAAGTATTACTCACTGATTCATGGCGATGACCATGTCGGCAATACACTGATTGCGAATGATGGCACTCCTGGGTTTATCGATTGGCAGGGTCTGCAGTATGGACCGTCGGTTCTTGACTTGGCTTACTTCCTCACGGGTGCTCTAACTGTTGAGGATAGACGGAAACATGAAGCAAGTCTGGTTGATACGTATTTGGAGGCTTTGCATAAAGAGGGAGGGCCGAAGTTGACAAGGGAGGATCTGTGGGATGATTACCGACGATATAGTATGCAAGGCTTCCTATGGGCTATGACTCCTCAGACTATGCAGCCAGATGAGGTGGTATTCGCCATGGCAGAGAGATACTCTGCTTGTATTGTCGACCATGGAACtcttgagctgcttggaGTTTAA
- a CDS encoding phosphate-repressible phosphate permease: protein MVLHQYDYIFAIGTIFSFLDAWNIGANDVANSWATSVSSRSISYIQAMTLGSILEFAGSVGVGARVADTIRTKVVDIDQFESDPALLMLGMMCAIVSSSLYLTFCTRIGLPVSTTHSIMGGVIGMGIALVGADGIHWAEFDKGISSGVVSVFLAWIIAPGLSGAFAAIIFLITKYGVMLRSKPVLKGLFLTPIYFGITASLLTMLIVWKGGSIKVTFNDAETAGMIVGVGAAWALLITIFLVPWLYRLVICDDWELRWWNIFQGPLLLRRPPPPAQPEGAAGGIKDFYEGHLTREELDGLRRAGRNGSDEFERAQDQTSNDGKEATTENKKTSSEGTPDIEERVEPKAPRSLVGPKPDGKWFSGAVLFWYLKKAFLSGVDQDIIAMQKKKSMLTGDLDEIHAHVAHYDNRAEYLYTFMQVMTACTASFTHGANDVANAIGPYATIYQIWRTGDLEGSKSSVPVWILCFGGAAIALGIWTYGYNIMRNLGNRLTLHSPSRGFSMELGAAITIILATRLKLPVSTTQCITGATVGVGLCSGTWRSINWRMVAWIYMGWIITLPVAGVISGVICGIIINAPRWGYSG, encoded by the exons ATGGTGCTTCATCAGTATGATTACATCTTTGCCATAGGCACCATCTTTTCATTCCTTGATGCCTGGAACATTG GTGCCAACGATGTCGCCAACTCATGGGCTACGTCGGTCTCGTCCCGATCCATCAGCTACATCCAAGCCATGACGCTCGGCTCCATCCTCGAATTCGCTGGCTCCGTCGGTGTCGGCGCCCGTGTCGCCGACACCATCCGCACCAAGGTCGTCGACATTGACCAGTTCGAGTCCGACCCTGCCCTGCTCATGCTCGGCATGATGTGCGCCATCGTCTCCTCCTCGCTGTACCTCACCTTCTGTACCCGCATCGGTCTCCCCGTCTCGACGACCCACTCCATCATGGGTGGCGTTATCGGCATGGGCATTGCGCTCGTTGGTGCTGATGGTATTCACTGGGCTGAGTTCGATAAGGGTATTAGCTCTGGTGTCGTTTCGGTCTTTCTCGCTTGGATCATTGCTCCTGGTCTGTCGGGTGCTTTCGCTGCTATCATCTTCCTTATTACCAAGTATGGTGTTATGCTGCGAAGCAAGCCTGTTTTGAAGGGTCTTTTCCTTACTCCCATTTACTTTGGTATTACCGCTTCTCTCCTTACCATGCTTATCGTCTGGAAGGGCGGTAGCATCAAGGTAACCTTCAACGACGCTGAGACCGCTGGTATGATCGTCGGTGTCGGTGCCGCTTgggctcttctcatcaccatcttcctcgtcccCTGGCTCTACCGCCTCGTCATCTGTGACGACTGGGAGCTTCGCTGGTGGAACATCTTCCAGGGTCCCCTTCTTCTCCGTcggcctcctcctcccgcTCAGCCTGAGGGTGCTGCTGGTGGTATCAAGGATTTCTATGAGGGTCATCTTACCCGCGAAGAGCTCGATGGCCTCCGTCGTGCCGGCCGCAATGGCAGCGATGAGTTTGAGCGCGCTCAAGACCAGACTAGCAACGATGGTAAGGAGGCTACCaccgagaacaagaagacTTCATCTGAGGGTACTCCTGACATTGAGGAGCGCGTTGAACCCAAGGCCCCTCGCAGCCTCGTCGGTCCCAAGCCTGACGGAAAGTGGTTCAGCGGTGCTGTTCTCTTCTGGTACCTCAAGAAGGCTTTCCTCTCGGGCGTTGACCAGGATATCATCGCcatgcagaagaagaagagcatgCTTACTGGTGACCTGGATGAAATTCACGCTCACGTTGCTCACTACGACAACCGCGCTGAGTATCTTTACACTTTTATGCAAGTCATGACTGCCTGTACCGCCTCTTTCACCCACGGCGCCAACGATGTTGCCAACGCTATTGGTCCTTATGCTACTATCTACCAGATCTGGCGAACTGGTGATCTTGAGGGTAGCAAGTCTTCTGTCCCTGTTTGGATTCT CTGCTTTGGTGGTGCCGCTATTGCTCTTGGTATCTGGACTTATGGATACAACATCATGCGCAACCTTGGTAACCGTCTCACTCTTCACTCTCCTTCTCGAGGTTTCTCCATGGAGTTGGGTGCCGCTATCACCATCATCCTTGCCACCCGTCTTA AGCTCCCCGTCTCTACCACCCAGTGCATCACTGGTGCCACcgttggtgttggtctcTGCTCTGGTACTTGGCGCTCTATCAACTGGCGCATGGTTGCTTGGATCTACATGGGCTGGATCATCACTCTCCCCGTCGCTGGTGTCATCTCTGGCGTCATCTGTggtatcatcatcaacgctCCTCGCTGGGGTTACTCTGGCTAA